Proteins encoded together in one Shewanella acanthi window:
- the nusB gene encoding transcription antitermination factor NusB, whose protein sequence is MKPSERRKARRLAVQAIYSWQLSGNNIADVEHEFLTEQSLDGVDVAYFRELFAGVATKTNQLDELFIPHLDRPIDEVSPVEKAIVRLAAYELTFRKDVPFKVAINEAIELAKAFGADESHKFVNGLLDKLVARK, encoded by the coding sequence ATGAAGCCTTCTGAGCGCCGCAAGGCCCGCCGTTTAGCCGTGCAAGCCATTTATTCATGGCAACTAAGCGGGAATAATATTGCCGATGTCGAGCATGAGTTTTTAACTGAACAGAGTCTCGACGGTGTCGATGTAGCTTACTTCCGTGAGCTATTTGCAGGCGTTGCAACTAAGACAAATCAACTGGATGAACTGTTTATCCCTCACTTAGATCGCCCAATCGATGAAGTGTCTCCTGTGGAAAAAGCCATTGTGCGCCTTGCCGCCTATGAGCTGACTTTCCGCAAGGATGTGCCTTTCAAAGTTGCCATCAACGAGGCAATCGAATTGGCTAAGGCTTTCGGAGCGGATGAAAGTCACAAGTTTGTTAATGGATTACTCGACAAACTGGTTGCACGTAAGTAA
- the ribH gene encoding 6,7-dimethyl-8-ribityllumazine synthase: MNVVQGNIEAKNAKVAIVISRFNSFLVESLLEGAIDTLKRFGQVSDDNITVVRVPGAVELPLAARRVAASGKFDGIIALGAVIRGGTPHFDFVAGECNKGLAQIALEFDLPVAFGVLTTDTIEQAIERSGTKAGNKGGEAALSLLEMVNVLQQLEQQL; the protein is encoded by the coding sequence ATGAACGTAGTTCAAGGTAATATCGAAGCGAAGAATGCCAAAGTTGCGATTGTTATTTCGCGTTTTAACAGCTTTTTGGTTGAAAGCCTACTTGAAGGCGCAATCGATACGCTAAAACGCTTTGGCCAAGTCAGTGATGACAACATTACTGTCGTCCGTGTTCCTGGTGCGGTTGAGTTACCGCTTGCTGCACGCCGTGTGGCTGCCAGCGGTAAATTTGACGGTATTATCGCATTAGGTGCGGTGATCCGTGGTGGTACCCCTCATTTTGATTTTGTTGCCGGCGAATGTAATAAAGGCTTAGCTCAAATCGCGTTAGAATTTGACTTGCCAGTTGCCTTCGGTGTGTTGACGACTGATACCATTGAACAAGCTATTGAACGTTCTGGTACTAAAGCGGGTAACAAAGGTGGTGAAGCCGCTTTAAGTCTGCTTGAAATGGTCAACGTACTGCAACAGCTTGAACAACAGTTGTAA
- the ribD gene encoding bifunctional diaminohydroxyphosphoribosylaminopyrimidine deaminase/5-amino-6-(5-phosphoribosylamino)uracil reductase RibD, which translates to MNWSVLDNQMMSRAIRLARRGFYTTRPNPSVGCVIVKDNQIIGEGYHQRAGEPHAEVHALRMAGENACGATAYVTLEPCSHYGRTPPCALALINNGIKRVVVAVEDPNPQVGGRGIQMLRDAGIEVDVGLHRDEAYALNLGFMQRMEIGLPWVTVKLAASLDGKTALSNGVSKWITGSDARRDVQRLRLRSCALITGIETILADDPALNVRYQELGSVKDSLNEELLLQPLRVILDSRCRMPSSAALFAITSPILLVSTLAYSEEFKALLPEHVTCLQLSAVDGRVSIPELLAYLGQSCNQVLVEAGATLAGAFLAEGLVNELVLYQAMKILGAKGRNLLELPDYQMMSDIPDLTPTDVRKLGKDTRITLSVKPKLFATTK; encoded by the coding sequence ATGAATTGGTCAGTACTCGATAACCAGATGATGAGCCGAGCTATCCGATTGGCTCGAAGAGGGTTTTATACCACTCGTCCCAACCCTAGCGTTGGCTGCGTTATCGTGAAAGATAATCAAATTATCGGCGAAGGTTACCACCAAAGGGCGGGTGAACCCCATGCCGAGGTGCATGCCCTGCGCATGGCAGGTGAAAATGCCTGCGGCGCGACCGCCTATGTCACCTTAGAGCCCTGCAGTCATTATGGCAGAACGCCGCCCTGCGCCTTAGCGCTGATTAATAATGGCATTAAGCGGGTCGTGGTTGCCGTTGAAGACCCCAATCCTCAAGTGGGTGGTCGCGGTATTCAAATGCTGCGTGACGCAGGGATTGAAGTCGATGTAGGTCTGCACCGCGATGAGGCCTATGCCCTTAATTTAGGTTTTATGCAGCGGATGGAAATTGGCCTGCCTTGGGTAACGGTAAAACTTGCCGCGAGTCTCGATGGCAAAACTGCCTTATCCAACGGTGTCTCTAAGTGGATTACCGGCAGTGATGCGCGCCGTGATGTGCAACGTTTACGATTACGCTCCTGCGCCTTGATTACCGGCATTGAAACTATTCTTGCCGATGACCCTGCTTTAAACGTGCGTTATCAGGAACTGGGTAGCGTTAAAGACTCGCTTAATGAAGAGCTACTGCTACAGCCACTACGAGTCATATTAGATAGCCGTTGCCGTATGCCGAGTTCGGCCGCATTATTTGCGATTACATCGCCCATTCTTTTAGTCTCAACCTTAGCCTATAGCGAAGAATTTAAAGCCCTATTACCCGAGCATGTGACTTGCCTCCAATTAAGCGCAGTCGATGGGCGCGTATCAATCCCCGAGCTGTTAGCCTATTTAGGTCAAAGCTGTAATCAGGTACTGGTGGAAGCGGGTGCAACCCTTGCGGGCGCGTTTTTAGCCGAAGGGTTAGTCAATGAGCTGGTGCTTTATCAGGCGATGAAAATCCTTGGCGCTAAAGGGCGCAATTTACTTGAATTGCCGGATTATCAAATGATGTCAGACATCCCCGATCTTACGCCGACCGATGTACGTAAATTGGGCAAGGATACCCGTATCACCTTGAGCGTTAAGCCCAAACTATTTGCAACAACTAAGTGA
- a CDS encoding riboflavin synthase, with the protein MFTGIIEAVGTLRKLERKGDDIRLTVASGKLDLTDVRLGDSIATNGVCLTVVQQLADGYVADVSAETVSLTGFANYQVGTKVNLEKAVTPTTRLGGHMVSGHVDGIATVEQRHHRGQAIEFWLAAPAELARYIAHKGSITIDGVSLTVNEVDGARFRLTIVPHTAGETTLIDLKAGDKVNIEVDLIARYLERLMNFENKPAKGSGVTMEMLARAGFVR; encoded by the coding sequence ATGTTTACTGGGATTATTGAGGCCGTTGGCACACTGCGAAAATTAGAGCGTAAGGGCGATGATATTCGTCTTACGGTCGCCAGTGGCAAACTGGATTTAACTGACGTGCGCTTAGGCGACAGTATTGCGACCAATGGCGTGTGTTTGACCGTAGTACAACAACTTGCAGATGGTTATGTTGCCGATGTGTCAGCTGAAACCGTGAGCCTCACCGGATTTGCAAACTATCAGGTTGGCACTAAGGTTAATCTTGAAAAGGCCGTGACTCCAACGACCCGTTTAGGTGGGCATATGGTGAGTGGGCACGTCGATGGGATTGCGACCGTTGAGCAACGTCATCACCGCGGACAAGCCATTGAATTTTGGCTGGCGGCACCCGCTGAGCTTGCCCGTTATATTGCCCATAAAGGCTCGATCACTATCGATGGCGTGAGCCTAACCGTTAACGAAGTTGACGGGGCACGATTTAGATTGACTATTGTTCCCCATACCGCAGGGGAAACCACGCTTATCGATTTAAAAGCAGGTGATAAGGTGAATATTGAAGTGGACTTAATTGCCCGTTATCTCGAGCGTTTAATGAATTTTGAAAATAAACCAGCAAAAGGCAGTGGCGTGACTATGGAAATGCTCGCCCGCGCGGGGTTTGTGCGTTAA
- the thiL gene encoding thiamine-phosphate kinase, with protein MKEFQLIESFFSHRGPSRRDVKLSIGDDCALVQPAENKSIAISCDTLVENVHFFPDIPPQALGYKALAVNLSDLASMGAEPAWMTLALTLPEVNEEWLSGFSEGLFEAAEYYGIALIGGDTTRGPRSISITVHGQVPQGKALTRHGAKAGDWIYVTGTLGDSALGLDLIRGTQHARAEHKEYLINRHYRPTPRVLAGQSLRSLASSAIDLSDGFISDIGHILKASGVGAVVEVANIPLSQAMKDTLSEEHALGYALTGGEDYELLFTVPEAQKGALETALSHSGTKFVRVGQMCAGNQLRLLLNGEPFTPPYHGFEHF; from the coding sequence GTGAAAGAATTCCAACTGATTGAAAGTTTTTTTAGCCACCGCGGCCCGTCTCGCCGTGATGTTAAGCTGAGCATAGGTGACGATTGCGCACTCGTTCAGCCCGCCGAGAACAAATCGATAGCGATTTCATGCGATACCTTAGTCGAAAATGTTCACTTTTTCCCCGATATTCCGCCACAAGCCTTAGGTTATAAAGCCTTAGCCGTTAATCTGTCGGACCTCGCCTCAATGGGCGCAGAGCCTGCTTGGATGACACTTGCGCTGACTCTGCCAGAGGTGAATGAAGAATGGCTTAGCGGTTTTAGCGAAGGCCTATTTGAGGCGGCGGAATATTACGGCATTGCACTCATTGGTGGTGATACGACCCGTGGCCCAAGGTCAATTAGCATTACTGTCCATGGGCAGGTGCCGCAGGGCAAAGCTTTGACTCGACATGGTGCTAAAGCCGGTGATTGGATTTATGTCACTGGCACACTGGGTGACTCGGCCCTTGGGCTCGATTTGATCCGTGGCACCCAGCATGCCCGAGCTGAGCATAAAGAATACCTTATCAATCGTCATTACCGTCCAACACCCAGAGTGTTAGCGGGTCAGTCACTGCGCTCGTTAGCATCCAGTGCTATCGATTTATCCGACGGCTTTATCTCTGATATTGGTCATATTCTTAAAGCTTCTGGTGTCGGCGCTGTGGTTGAAGTGGCGAATATTCCGCTTTCTCAAGCTATGAAAGATACCCTTAGCGAAGAGCATGCGCTAGGTTATGCATTAACCGGTGGTGAAGACTATGAGCTGCTGTTTACCGTTCCTGAAGCACAAAAAGGCGCCTTAGAGACGGCCTTAAGCCATTCGGGGACTAAATTTGTTCGTGTGGGGCAAATGTGTGCCGGTAATCAACTTAGGCTGCTGTTAAACGGTGAGCCATTTACGCCGCCATACCATGGTTTTGAACACTTTTAA
- the nrdR gene encoding transcriptional regulator NrdR, whose translation MHCPFCSATDTKVIDSRLVAEGHQVRRRRECTECHERFTTFEGAELVMPRVIKRDGTRQPFDEEKLQAGMLRAVEKRPVSMDEIDQALSKIKSMLRATGEREVPSEMIGNLMMEQLMNLDKVAYIRFASVYRAFEDVSEFGEAIAKLQK comes from the coding sequence ATGCATTGTCCATTTTGCAGCGCGACAGACACTAAAGTTATCGATTCCCGATTAGTGGCGGAAGGCCATCAAGTACGTCGCCGCCGGGAGTGCACCGAATGCCACGAACGATTCACCACCTTCGAAGGTGCCGAATTAGTCATGCCACGCGTAATTAAGCGTGACGGAACTCGTCAGCCATTCGATGAAGAAAAGCTGCAGGCGGGAATGTTGCGTGCGGTTGAAAAGCGCCCAGTGTCTATGGATGAAATCGATCAGGCCTTAAGCAAAATTAAATCTATGCTGCGCGCGACTGGCGAGCGTGAGGTCCCATCTGAGATGATTGGTAACCTGATGATGGAGCAGCTGATGAACTTAGACAAAGTGGCCTATATTCGTTTTGCCTCCGTTTATCGCGCCTTTGAAGATGTGTCAGAATTTGGCGAGGCGATTGCTAAACTTCAAAAGTAA
- a CDS encoding universal stress protein, whose translation MSFQHILAAVDDSIPPNAVIKKSVVLARKCQASLTILKVKRTHNFNLNLLLHRDKPRNKINGSRKPILAYPDRNQPIEIKECQSHSIHNAVVNECKQLKYDLVIVSHKFYPPFFNEFLIADEWQLLKLDDIPVMFVDLEDWHENGHILTALEIDNENLSHQKFNETLIEESKSIANLLANDLHLINSYLPDPFYMSFHHHQPHKLLTEREKYKEKLNEVARGYHLDPRNLHVEEGLPEDTISDEAKRLNVNMLVMGSAEHKGILSTFKGNAARNLINQLRTDLFIVKPKVHH comes from the coding sequence ATGTCATTCCAGCATATTCTTGCGGCGGTTGATGACTCAATTCCCCCCAACGCGGTGATTAAAAAGTCAGTTGTATTAGCCAGGAAATGCCAAGCTTCATTAACCATTTTGAAAGTGAAACGTACCCATAACTTCAATTTAAATCTTTTACTTCATCGAGATAAACCTAGAAATAAAATCAATGGTTCACGCAAACCTATCCTAGCTTACCCTGATAGAAACCAGCCAATTGAAATAAAAGAATGCCAATCTCACTCTATTCACAATGCGGTTGTAAACGAATGCAAACAACTCAAGTATGATCTTGTTATTGTCAGTCATAAATTCTATCCACCCTTTTTCAATGAATTTTTGATTGCCGATGAATGGCAATTGTTAAAATTGGACGATATTCCAGTGATGTTTGTCGATCTCGAGGATTGGCACGAAAATGGTCACATTTTGACAGCACTCGAAATCGACAATGAAAATCTCTCCCACCAAAAGTTTAACGAGACCCTGATTGAAGAAAGTAAATCCATAGCTAATCTATTAGCCAATGATCTTCATTTGATAAACAGTTATTTACCAGACCCATTTTACATGAGTTTTCACCACCATCAGCCCCATAAATTGTTAACAGAAAGGGAAAAGTACAAAGAGAAACTAAATGAGGTCGCACGCGGCTATCATCTAGACCCACGTAATCTCCACGTTGAGGAAGGCCTTCCTGAAGACACGATTTCTGATGAGGCCAAAAGATTAAATGTTAATATGCTGGTGATGGGCAGTGCAGAGCACAAAGGCATATTGAGCACCTTTAAAGGCAATGCCGCGAGAAACTTAATCAACCAGTTAAGAACCGATTTGTTTATTGTTAAACCTAAAGTCCACCATTAA
- the recN gene encoding DNA repair protein RecN, with protein MLCQLSINNFAIVRFLELDFRPGMTSITGETGAGKSIAIDALGLCLGNRADASSVRPGASKTEVSARFSLEDVPLAKRWLEDNDLELDEECILRRTIGNDGRSRAYINGNPVPLTQLKMLGQLLVGIHGQHAHHAMLKSEHQLTLLDSYANHKILLDTVAASYQRCKQIEAELRQLEASQQERIARKQLLQYQVEELDEFDLKLGEFEEIEQEHKRLANGSELVDTCQASLYLLTEGDDSTIESLLNKVTSLTDNLQEYDPALSNVSTMLNEALIQVQESAGELQHYLSKLELDPAHFAYLEERLSKAMQLARKHHVSPEKLAEHHLALKTELTTLDDDETKLEEIQQQVEASKVSYFTNAQKLSQSRSRYAKELDKLVTQSIHELNMPKGKFTIEVSFNPNAMSVNGSDHVEFLVTTNPGQPLQPISRVASGGELSRIGLGIQVITAKKVSTPTLIFDEVDVGISGPTAAVVGRMLRSLGESTQVLCVTHLPQVAGNGHQHMFVNKFNKAGSTETTMMALDREQRIQELARLLGGDTITSNTLANARELLQ; from the coding sequence ATGCTTTGCCAACTCAGCATCAATAACTTCGCTATCGTACGTTTTCTCGAGCTGGATTTCCGTCCCGGCATGACCAGTATTACGGGTGAAACCGGCGCGGGTAAATCTATTGCCATCGACGCCTTAGGTTTATGCCTTGGCAATCGAGCCGACGCCAGCAGCGTTAGGCCTGGCGCTAGCAAAACGGAAGTCAGTGCCCGATTCTCTTTAGAGGATGTACCACTGGCTAAACGCTGGTTAGAGGATAACGATCTCGAGCTTGATGAGGAGTGCATACTGCGCCGTACTATTGGCAATGATGGCCGCTCACGCGCCTATATTAACGGTAATCCCGTACCGCTGACCCAACTCAAAATGCTTGGGCAACTATTAGTCGGCATCCACGGTCAACATGCGCACCATGCCATGCTCAAGAGCGAGCATCAACTCACTCTTTTAGACAGTTATGCCAACCATAAAATACTACTTGATACCGTCGCAGCAAGTTACCAGCGCTGTAAACAAATTGAAGCTGAACTGAGACAACTCGAAGCTTCACAGCAGGAGCGCATTGCCCGTAAGCAACTACTGCAATATCAAGTAGAAGAGCTAGATGAGTTCGACCTGAAATTGGGCGAATTCGAGGAGATAGAACAGGAGCATAAACGCTTAGCTAATGGCTCCGAATTAGTGGATACCTGCCAGGCTAGCCTATATCTACTTACCGAAGGTGACGACAGCACGATAGAGTCATTGCTCAATAAGGTCACCTCTCTTACAGATAATCTACAGGAATATGATCCAGCCCTAAGCAATGTCAGCACTATGCTCAATGAGGCCCTTATCCAAGTACAGGAAAGCGCTGGAGAGCTGCAGCATTACTTGAGTAAGTTAGAACTCGACCCAGCGCATTTTGCCTACCTTGAAGAACGTCTATCAAAGGCAATGCAACTGGCTCGTAAGCACCATGTTAGTCCTGAAAAACTGGCTGAACATCACTTAGCATTGAAAACCGAGCTTACAACCCTCGATGACGATGAAACCAAGCTAGAAGAAATTCAGCAACAGGTCGAAGCCAGTAAAGTCAGCTATTTTACAAATGCACAGAAGTTAAGCCAAAGCCGTTCACGTTACGCTAAGGAACTCGATAAGCTTGTAACTCAATCTATCCACGAGTTAAATATGCCTAAGGGCAAGTTCACTATCGAAGTGAGTTTTAATCCTAACGCTATGTCAGTTAATGGCAGTGACCATGTGGAATTTTTAGTAACAACAAACCCAGGTCAACCACTTCAACCTATCTCCCGCGTAGCATCAGGCGGGGAATTGTCGCGTATTGGTTTAGGTATTCAAGTCATTACCGCAAAAAAAGTTTCAACACCGACACTGATTTTTGACGAAGTGGATGTTGGAATTTCAGGTCCTACCGCAGCCGTAGTGGGACGCATGCTGCGTAGCTTAGGGGAGTCTACGCAGGTGCTATGTGTGACTCACTTACCCCAAGTTGCGGGAAATGGTCATCAGCATATGTTTGTTAATAAATTTAACAAGGCGGGTAGTACTGAAACGACAATGATGGCACTCGATAGGGAACAGCGGATCCAAGAACTCGCCAGATTATTGGGCGGAGATACCATCACTAGTAACACCTTAGCCAACGCACGAGAGCTACTACAATAG
- the ribBA gene encoding bifunctional 3,4-dihydroxy-2-butanone-4-phosphate synthase/GTP cyclohydrolase II has protein sequence MALHSIEEIIEDIRQGKMVILMDDEDRENEGDLIMAAELVTPEAINFMAKFGRGLICQTMTKARCQQLNLPLMVTNNNAQFSTNFTVSIEAAEGVTTGISAHDRAVTVKAAVAKDAKASDLVQPGHIFPLMAQDGGVLIRAGHTEAGCDLARLAGLEPSGVIVEILNEDGTMARRPDLEVFSELHGIKIGTIAALIEYRNTKETTVVREAKCKLPTRFGEFDMVTFRDTIDNQLHFALVKGEVKPDCLVRVHLQNTFNDLLHSERDQQRSWPLEKAMERIANEGGVLVLLGNQENTCEMLSKVKAFEAEDQGQATAPAKWQGTSRRVGVGSQILSSLGVTKMRLLSSPKRYHSLSGFGLEVTEYVAE, from the coding sequence ATGGCGCTTCACAGCATAGAAGAGATCATCGAAGACATTCGTCAGGGCAAAATGGTTATTTTGATGGATGACGAAGACCGGGAAAACGAAGGCGATCTGATCATGGCGGCCGAGTTAGTGACGCCTGAGGCGATCAACTTTATGGCAAAATTTGGCCGTGGCCTGATTTGCCAAACCATGACAAAAGCCCGTTGTCAGCAGTTAAATCTACCGTTGATGGTCACCAACAACAATGCCCAGTTCTCCACTAACTTCACCGTTTCGATTGAAGCGGCCGAGGGTGTTACTACCGGTATTTCTGCCCATGATCGTGCTGTGACCGTAAAAGCGGCGGTGGCCAAGGATGCTAAGGCGTCAGATTTAGTTCAACCAGGGCATATATTCCCCTTGATGGCACAGGATGGCGGGGTGTTAATTCGTGCCGGTCACACTGAAGCGGGTTGTGATTTAGCCCGTTTAGCGGGTCTTGAGCCATCGGGCGTTATTGTTGAGATCCTCAACGAAGACGGTACTATGGCGCGCCGCCCAGATTTAGAAGTGTTCTCTGAACTGCACGGCATCAAGATCGGCACGATTGCGGCCTTGATAGAATACCGTAATACCAAAGAAACCACGGTTGTGCGTGAAGCTAAATGTAAATTGCCAACTCGTTTCGGTGAGTTCGATATGGTGACCTTTAGGGACACTATCGATAATCAGCTGCACTTTGCGTTAGTAAAAGGTGAGGTAAAACCCGATTGTTTAGTGCGCGTTCACTTGCAAAATACCTTTAATGATTTACTGCATTCAGAGCGCGATCAGCAGCGCAGTTGGCCGTTAGAGAAAGCCATGGAGCGTATCGCAAATGAAGGCGGCGTGTTGGTGCTGCTTGGGAATCAGGAGAATACCTGTGAAATGCTCTCGAAGGTTAAAGCCTTTGAGGCTGAGGATCAAGGTCAAGCCACTGCCCCTGCAAAATGGCAGGGTACCTCTCGCCGCGTGGGTGTGGGCTCACAAATTCTATCAAGCCTTGGCGTGACTAAAATGCGCCTATTAAGCTCACCTAAGCGTTATCATTCGCTGTCGGGCTTTGGTTTGGAAGTCACTGAATACGTTGCCGAATAG
- a CDS encoding phosphatidylglycerophosphatase A family protein, producing MKLLSQDPALKRLSLKNPAHFLALGFGSGLAAKAPGTFGTLAAIPLYLLLAPLPLTWYLLLTAVSIFAGIYICDKAAKDMGVHDHGAIVWDEVAGLLITMIAAPKGVIWLVVGFALFRLFDIIKPWPIRWLDAKVEGGFGIMIDDVLAGIFAFICVQLLVHYFS from the coding sequence ATGAAGTTATTGTCTCAAGACCCTGCACTTAAGCGTTTATCCCTGAAGAATCCGGCCCATTTTCTGGCTCTGGGCTTTGGAAGCGGGTTAGCGGCTAAAGCCCCTGGTACCTTCGGCACGCTTGCGGCCATTCCTTTATATCTGTTGTTAGCGCCGCTGCCGTTAACTTGGTATCTGCTATTGACTGCGGTCAGCATTTTTGCGGGCATTTATATCTGCGATAAAGCGGCAAAGGATATGGGAGTGCATGACCACGGTGCAATCGTTTGGGATGAGGTGGCCGGTCTACTGATCACTATGATTGCTGCGCCTAAGGGAGTGATTTGGTTAGTTGTCGGCTTTGCACTGTTTCGGCTATTTGACATCATCAAGCCATGGCCTATTCGCTGGCTCGATGCCAAGGTTGAAGGGGGCTTTGGCATCATGATTGATGATGTGCTTGCCGGGATATTTGCTTTCATTTGTGTGCAATTACTGGTTCACTATTTCAGCTAA